A portion of the Gigantopelta aegis isolate Gae_Host chromosome 10, Gae_host_genome, whole genome shotgun sequence genome contains these proteins:
- the LOC121383764 gene encoding uncharacterized protein LOC121383764 translates to MQAERMVKRSKRIFAPVQVGDNVTISIPHVDRGRTDPRNIIGVVTECSDNDMYSIAVKGGTLSGKYSRNQIDVCATKLYSADDFNTENTVSLRQAVQLESNCGGQGFTKCNCAGSKRCQTNRCRCFKAKMQCNSRCHSRLPCTNKLS, encoded by the coding sequence ATGCAAGCTGAACGCATGGTGAAAAGAAGTAAGCGTATCTTTGCACCCGTACAAGTCGGCGACAATGTGACTATATCTATCCCCCATGTTGACAGAGGTAGAACTGATCCACGGAATATCATTGGTGTTGTAACTGAATGCAGTGACAATGACATGTACAGTATTGCTGTGAAAGGTGGCACTCTCAGTGGTAAATATTCACGCAACCAAATCGATGTGTGTGCTACCAAGTTGTATTCTGCAGATGATTTCAACACAGAGAATACCGTTTCTCTCCGCCAAGCTGTTCAACTTGAATCTAACTGTGGTGGGCAGGGTTTTACCAAGTGCAACTGTGCTGGTTCCAAGCGTTGTCAAACTAATCGTTGCCGGTGTTTCAAGGCCAAGATGCAGTGCAACTCTAGGTGTCACTCAAGACTGCCGTGTACAAATAAACTCTCCTAA
- the LOC121383768 gene encoding KRAB-A domain-containing protein 2-like, producing MEHQDTFRESLFKTYEDNKRVLIPKEEYGTIISELLQAASVSKKTSHQYYLLKKYKVLQCGDSERLIRRRVHADEAPLYFVSIEETFDVVKRAHIATGHGGRDKMVYELTKKYANITIEALNLFKSLCLEYQKKRKRPTTKGIVVKPIISKDFNSRAQVDLIDMQSMSQGQFKWIMVYQDHLTKFCVLRPLTSKRAAEVAFQLLDIFLLLGAPCVLQSDNLFRIY from the coding sequence ATGGAGCACCAGGATACGTTTCGAGAAAGCCTTTTCAAGACATATGAAGACAACAAGAGAGTTCTGATCCCTAAAGAAGAGTATGGCACAATTATCAGTGAACTGCTGCAAGCTGCTAGTGTCTCCAAGAAGACTTCGCACCAATACTACCTTCTTAAGAAGTATAAAGTTCTTCAGTGTGGTGACAGTGAAAGGCTGATAAGACGACGTGTGCACGCAGATGAAGCTCCTCTGTACTTTGTGTCAATTGAAGAGACGTTTGATGTGGTTAAACGTGCCCACATTGCAACTGGTCATGGTGGTCGAGACAAGATGGTGTACGAGTTGACCAAGAAATACGCCAACATCACAATAGAAGCACTGAACCTCTTCAAGTCCCTGTGTCTGGAGTAccagaaaaagagaaagagaccGACTACAAAAGGAATAGTCGTCAAGCCGATAATCTCCAAAGACTTCAACTCCAGAGCCCAGGTCGATCTAATCGACATGCAGTCAATGAGCCAAGGACAGTTTAAATGGATCATGGTCTATCAAGATCACCTCACGAAGTTCTGTGTTTTGCGCCCCTTGACATCGAAACGTGCCGCTGAGGTTGCATTTCAACTGCTAGACATATTTCTCCTACTTGGTGCTCCTTGCGTGCTGCAAAGTGACAATTTGTTCAGAATTTACTAA